In Marinibacterium anthonyi, the DNA window CGGGGGCCCTGGATACCGGCACGGTCGAGGAACTGGCCGACCGTCTTGGTGTCGGCGCACGGCACCTGTCGCGCCTTTTTACCGATCATGTCGGGGCATCGCCCCTTCAGACCGCCCAGACCCTGCGCATCGGGCGGGCCAAACGCCTGCTGGATGAAACCACGCTGCCAATCACGGAAATTGCGTTCAAGGCGGGCTTTGGCAGCGTTCGGCGGTTCAACGCGGCGTTCCTGAAGCTTTATGGCCGGTCCCCATCCGCGGTCCGAAGACCGAAGCGATGACCAGGGTGCGGCGCACCCTGGTCGCATGCCTGCCTGCCGCCCGATCCAAAAGGTCCGCGAAGGCGCGCGGGCACCCCGTTTGTCAGGCGGTGCCCTGGATGCGTTCGACGTAGCTGCGCATTTCCTCGGCCTCGTGACGGGCCTCGCGCAGGCCTTCCATGGCGGCGCGCAGTTCGGCTTCGGTCTGGGTGAGCTGGTTGGTCAGCTCGGCCTCGCGCTGCTGGAGGTAGGTGATCGCCTTGTCGCGCGTCTCTTCGGCCTCGTGCAGTTCCTGGCTCATCCGGTCGAGCTGATCGACGTCCTGGGCGCTGACCCGGGTGAAGCGGTGCACCAGCCAGTTGGCGAACCAGCCCAGCACGAAGGCCACGAACAGCACGCAGGCGGTGGCGAAAATGAACTCTGTTCTGTTCATGGGTCAGTCTCCTCGGCGGCCTAGTCGCCCGACCCCTGGGTCGTGTCATCGGCCGCATCATCGCCGGCGTCATCCGGCAGGTCTTCCATCGTCCCGTCGCCGGTGGCCTGATCGTCAGTCGTCTGATCGTCAGTCGCCTGATCATCGGGGGTGTCGCCATCGGGCACGGTGGTCGCGTCAGCATCGGCATCGCCGCTGAGGCTGTCCAGCGTGGTTTCGTCGTCGGGCGAGGTATCGGTGCGGACCAGGCGGAATT includes these proteins:
- the adaA gene encoding Methylphosphotriester-DNA--protein-cysteine S-methyltransferase: MFDFETCNAARLRRDPAFDGKFFTAVRTTRIYCRPVCPVKHPLTKNVSYYPSAAAAERAGYRPCLRCRPETAPFCAAWNGTRTTVERALNLIEAGALDTGTVEELADRLGVGARHLSRLFTDHVGASPLQTAQTLRIGRAKRLLDETTLPITEIAFKAGFGSVRRFNAAFLKLYGRSPSAVRRPKR
- a CDS encoding Membrane-bound metallopeptidase, producing the protein MNRTEFIFATACVLFVAFVLGWFANWLVHRFTRVSAQDVDQLDRMSQELHEAEETRDKAITYLQQREAELTNQLTQTEAELRAAMEGLREARHEAEEMRSYVERIQGTA